Proteins from a single region of Aquirhabdus parva:
- a CDS encoding DUF6714 family protein: MRMLQKMMNTDLLLKEINDVFPDSPMPDTSELTVHQKDCELCDDVRRYLNVYRHLSVDNKLIRFLHQNLYELSPLAFRWVLPHYLKYCLTEDWAYAQEETYFLVFNLGPAPQLENDTLIRFAALNDKQINCLIDFLSWCTGVEDCIDIEDDINRAFAFLKKLLNQARLKM, from the coding sequence ATGCGCATGCTCCAAAAAATGATGAATACAGACTTACTCTTAAAGGAAATAAATGATGTATTTCCTGATAGTCCAATGCCTGACACATCAGAGTTAACTGTACATCAGAAGGATTGTGAACTATGCGATGATGTTCGTCGATACTTGAATGTCTATCGACATTTAAGCGTTGATAATAAACTAATTAGATTCTTGCATCAGAATCTATATGAACTTTCACCCTTAGCCTTTCGTTGGGTACTGCCTCATTATCTTAAATATTGTTTGACGGAAGATTGGGCGTATGCGCAAGAAGAAACATACTTTTTGGTTTTTAATCTTGGGCCGGCCCCTCAGCTTGAGAATGATACACTCATACGATTTGCAGCTTTGAACGATAAACAGATTAATTGCTTAATCGATTTTTTAAGTTGGTGCACTGGAGTTGAGGACTGTATCGACATTGAAGATGATATTAATAGAGCTTTTGCGTTTTTAAAGAAGCTTCTTAACCAAGCAAGATTAAAAATGTAG
- the infB gene encoding translation initiation factor IF-2 — protein sequence MADKSVNELAQQVGRPVEKLLSQLVEAGLPARAATALVTENEQEKLVAHLRQSHGQSAPDTTQITLKRKTLGTAKVASSSGKAKTINVEVRKKHTFVKPDLAAQAAERAKLELEAKARIQASIQASAQEKAQDAKPADVKAAEEAAAVAAEKARAEADAKHQATLDAMRLQSDKKNVEKKEVVVKKRAAKIDETPEQKKEREAEAARLKAAEEAARRAAAEAAQQRTLEQMRQMASKYADGAAPDRKIDDTAPLAAGLVGRAYEESFDKENRDIKRGAATAAGAGAGKGKGRNRSGRQEEQSFRQTPRGLKTSQSNKHGFEKPVEKQVYDVQITENIVVADLAQKMAVKVREVIKTLMKMGEIVTQDQTIDQSTASLVVEELGHNPVLVSDTAVEDKLMASVADRGNVKLRPPVVTIMGHVDHGKTSLLDYIRRTKVASGEAGGITQHIGAYHVETDRGVITFLDTPGHAAFTQMRARGAKATDIVILVVAADDGVMPQTAEAIEHAKAAGTPIIVALNKIDKESADPDRVLNELSVKGVTTEAWGGDVPIARVSAKTGAGIDELLDLISIQAELMELTASEEGAAQGIVIEARIDKGRGAVASVLVQKGTLKVGDLLLAGSFYGRVRAMTDENGKQVKSAGPSIPVEILGLPDAPNAGDEILVVSDEKKAREVAEFRADRERQNKIDRQSAMRLENIMAGMGKKDVPTVNIVLKADVRGSLEALTHALNDLSIDDVRVQIVGSGVGAITESDITLAESTGAAMLGFNVRADNAARLKSQEDGIDLRYYSIIYEMIDDVKAAMSGKLAPEHRENILGIAQVREVFRSSKFGAAAGCMVLEGVIHRNRPIRVLRDGVVVFQGELESLRRYKDDVNEVRAGMECGLGVKGYKDIQELDQIEVFEVHEIKRSL from the coding sequence ATGGCGGATAAATCCGTAAACGAATTAGCACAACAAGTCGGCCGTCCAGTCGAAAAATTATTATCCCAATTGGTTGAGGCAGGCTTACCCGCGCGTGCTGCAACTGCGCTCGTCACTGAAAATGAACAAGAAAAACTGGTTGCTCACTTAAGACAGAGCCATGGTCAATCTGCGCCTGATACCACTCAAATCACATTAAAGCGTAAAACGCTCGGCACGGCCAAAGTGGCAAGCTCAAGCGGTAAAGCCAAAACCATTAATGTTGAAGTGCGCAAAAAGCATACTTTTGTTAAGCCTGATCTTGCGGCCCAAGCAGCGGAACGCGCCAAACTTGAATTAGAAGCAAAAGCGCGTATTCAAGCCAGCATTCAAGCCAGTGCCCAAGAAAAAGCGCAAGACGCAAAGCCTGCGGATGTGAAAGCAGCTGAAGAAGCAGCGGCGGTAGCGGCAGAAAAAGCACGTGCAGAAGCCGATGCTAAACATCAAGCAACGCTTGATGCAATGCGTCTGCAAAGCGACAAGAAAAATGTAGAGAAGAAAGAAGTTGTCGTTAAAAAACGCGCAGCTAAAATCGATGAAACACCAGAACAGAAGAAAGAGCGTGAAGCAGAAGCTGCTCGCCTAAAAGCAGCTGAAGAAGCGGCACGCCGTGCAGCAGCTGAAGCAGCACAACAACGTACGCTTGAACAAATGCGCCAAATGGCCAGCAAATATGCCGATGGCGCAGCTCCAGATCGTAAGATCGATGACACCGCACCACTGGCTGCGGGTCTCGTTGGTCGTGCATACGAAGAATCTTTTGATAAAGAAAATCGTGATATCAAACGTGGTGCAGCGACAGCGGCAGGCGCGGGTGCGGGCAAGGGTAAAGGACGTAATCGTTCAGGTCGTCAGGAAGAGCAATCTTTCCGCCAAACCCCACGTGGTCTGAAAACCAGCCAATCGAACAAACACGGTTTTGAAAAGCCTGTTGAAAAACAAGTTTATGATGTTCAAATCACTGAAAATATCGTCGTTGCCGATCTGGCGCAAAAAATGGCGGTTAAAGTTCGTGAAGTCATCAAGACCTTGATGAAAATGGGCGAAATCGTTACTCAAGATCAAACGATTGATCAATCTACAGCATCTTTGGTGGTTGAAGAACTCGGTCACAACCCTGTATTGGTCAGTGATACCGCCGTTGAAGACAAACTGATGGCTTCGGTTGCTGATCGCGGTAACGTGAAACTGCGACCTCCGGTCGTCACCATCATGGGTCACGTTGACCATGGTAAGACCTCACTGCTCGACTATATCCGCCGTACCAAAGTGGCGTCAGGCGAAGCAGGCGGGATTACTCAGCATATCGGTGCCTACCATGTAGAAACTGATCGTGGTGTCATCACCTTCCTCGATACCCCGGGTCACGCAGCATTTACCCAAATGCGCGCACGTGGTGCGAAAGCCACCGACATCGTGATTCTGGTGGTTGCAGCGGACGACGGCGTAATGCCACAAACCGCTGAAGCGATTGAACATGCCAAAGCGGCAGGTACACCAATCATCGTTGCGTTGAATAAAATCGACAAAGAAAGCGCTGATCCAGATCGCGTTCTGAACGAACTGTCTGTCAAAGGCGTCACCACAGAAGCATGGGGTGGGGATGTGCCTATCGCGCGTGTTTCTGCAAAAACCGGTGCGGGTATTGATGAGCTACTTGATCTGATCTCAATCCAAGCTGAACTGATGGAGCTCACTGCTTCTGAAGAAGGCGCGGCACAAGGGATCGTGATCGAAGCCCGTATCGACAAAGGTCGCGGCGCGGTTGCTAGCGTTCTGGTTCAAAAAGGCACGCTTAAAGTCGGCGACTTGCTCCTTGCAGGTTCTTTCTACGGGCGCGTCCGTGCGATGACCGATGAAAACGGCAAGCAGGTTAAATCTGCGGGTCCTTCAATTCCAGTTGAAATCCTCGGTTTACCCGATGCGCCGAATGCCGGTGATGAAATCCTTGTGGTTTCTGATGAGAAGAAAGCCCGTGAAGTGGCTGAATTCCGTGCTGACCGCGAACGTCAAAACAAAATCGATCGTCAATCTGCCATGCGCCTTGAAAACATCATGGCGGGTATGGGCAAGAAAGACGTACCTACCGTCAATATCGTCCTCAAAGCCGATGTACGTGGTTCACTTGAAGCACTTACTCATGCATTAAACGACTTGTCGATTGATGATGTGCGTGTACAGATCGTCGGTTCAGGTGTTGGTGCGATTACCGAATCAGACATCACACTGGCTGAATCAACTGGTGCGGCAATGCTTGGCTTTAACGTTCGTGCAGACAATGCCGCACGTCTAAAGAGTCAGGAAGATGGCATCGATCTGCGCTACTACAGCATCATCTATGAAATGATTGATGACGTAAAAGCAGCCATGAGCGGTAAGTTGGCGCCAGAACATCGTGAAAACATCTTGGGTATTGCCCAAGTCCGCGAAGTGTTCCGTTCAAGTAAGTTTGGTGCTGCTGCGGGTTGTATGGTGCTTGAGGGTGTCATCCATCGTAACCGCCCAATCCGCGTGCTGCGTGATGGCGTGGTGGTCTTCCAAGGCGAACTCGAATCATTGCGTCGTTATAAAGATGACGTCAATGAAGTTCGTGCAGGTATGGAATGTGGTCTGGGTGTTAAAGGCTACAAGGACATTCAAGAACTCGATCAGATCGAAGTCTTTGAAGTCCATGAGATTAAACGGAGTCTATAA
- a CDS encoding ribosome-binding factor A: MSQRLQRMGDQVQRELSDLIRMELKDPRLGGGMVTISGVKISSDLGYGDVYVTVMGRELNDDLTEQAHQETLDLLNGAAGFLRQELGRRIKTRFTPRLRFHYDKSTAHGNYMADLISKAVKDLPAEDSYGIDENVTEQK, translated from the coding sequence ATGAGTCAGCGTCTACAGCGTATGGGTGATCAGGTACAACGCGAGTTGTCTGACCTCATTCGCATGGAACTCAAAGACCCACGTCTGGGTGGTGGCATGGTCACCATCTCTGGCGTGAAAATCAGCTCAGATCTGGGTTATGGCGATGTGTATGTGACGGTCATGGGTCGTGAATTAAATGACGACCTGACTGAACAAGCGCATCAAGAAACCCTAGATCTGTTGAACGGTGCCGCAGGATTCCTGCGTCAGGAACTGGGTCGTCGTATCAAGACCCGTTTCACACCGCGTTTGCGTTTTCATTATGACAAATCAACCGCGCATGGTAACTACATGGCGGATCTGATTTCTAAAGCCGTAAAAGATCTTCCAGCGGAAGATAGTTATGGGATTGATGAGAATGTAACTGAGCAGAAGTGA